Proteins encoded within one genomic window of Dermatophilus congolensis:
- the dnaG gene encoding DNA primase, whose amino-acid sequence MAGLLREEDVALVKERVNLEDVVREHVTLTRSGSDSLKGLCPFHDERSPSFHVRPAHGHWYCFGCGAGGDVIAFVQEIEHLGFVETVERLAARVGVELQRDESSVAESGRARRTRLMEAHRVAEEFYAEALIGAREARPARDFLRGRGFDSKAAQMFGVGYSPRGGDVLTRLLLDRGFTEEELTLGGLTGRSSRGLYDRFRGRVMWPIRDVTGATVGFGARRILDDDRIDAKYLNTSETPIYKKTHVLYGLDLAKKAIASQRRAVVVEGYTDVMAMHLSGVRGAVATCGTSFGAEHVKVLRRLLRDDGDGKVIFTFDGDAAGQKAAMRAYELDDQWVSQSFVAVARNGMDPCDLRLAEGEAAVEHLIEKPTPMFEFAARTTIGRFDLQTREGQAHAIEAVAPILAGIDGEALSRMYVDDAATWIGVPVDLVAGAVERARAGGRRPDAQVHGGRQRVVASGGEVSPVRAESGPDANGESASLVFPRPDLRNRVVHLEFQVLQVLLQYPGALDDSEIMPLVRAQFTDPGLAAVLLAVLTHWGEHTSVSASAWVELVRAQAGDQAGPTVSSLVVTPLLTRLDPQTGLPSKRFVQSLLVAVQEETLRSRIAAAAGDLRRAEAMDPQRARYVAQELTALQGQLAALKHTED is encoded by the coding sequence ATGGCGGGTCTGCTGCGTGAGGAAGATGTCGCTCTCGTAAAGGAGAGAGTGAATCTTGAGGATGTGGTGCGTGAGCATGTGACGTTGACGCGTTCTGGGTCGGACAGTTTGAAGGGGTTGTGTCCGTTTCACGATGAGCGTTCGCCGTCGTTTCATGTGCGTCCTGCGCATGGTCATTGGTATTGCTTTGGGTGTGGTGCCGGGGGTGATGTGATCGCGTTTGTTCAGGAGATTGAGCACCTGGGGTTTGTGGAGACTGTTGAGCGGTTGGCGGCTCGGGTGGGGGTGGAGCTGCAGCGTGATGAGTCTTCGGTTGCGGAGTCAGGCAGGGCGCGTCGGACGCGGTTGATGGAGGCGCATCGGGTTGCTGAGGAGTTTTATGCCGAGGCGTTGATTGGTGCGCGTGAGGCTAGGCCTGCTCGGGATTTTTTGCGGGGTCGTGGGTTTGATTCCAAGGCTGCGCAGATGTTTGGGGTGGGGTATTCCCCGCGTGGTGGTGATGTGCTGACGAGGTTGTTGTTGGATCGGGGGTTTACGGAAGAGGAGTTAACTCTTGGGGGGTTGACGGGGCGTTCTTCGCGGGGGCTGTATGACAGGTTCCGGGGCCGGGTGATGTGGCCGATTCGGGATGTGACGGGCGCGACGGTGGGGTTTGGTGCGCGGCGCATTTTGGATGATGACCGGATTGATGCGAAGTATCTGAATACCTCTGAGACGCCGATTTATAAGAAGACTCATGTGCTGTATGGGTTGGATTTGGCGAAGAAGGCGATTGCTTCGCAGCGTCGTGCTGTGGTGGTGGAGGGGTATACGGATGTGATGGCGATGCACCTGTCGGGGGTGCGGGGTGCGGTGGCTACGTGTGGCACGTCGTTTGGTGCTGAGCATGTGAAGGTGTTGCGGCGGTTGTTGCGTGATGACGGTGATGGGAAAGTCATTTTCACGTTTGATGGTGATGCTGCTGGTCAGAAGGCCGCTATGCGGGCTTATGAGTTGGATGATCAGTGGGTTTCACAGAGTTTTGTTGCGGTGGCTCGTAATGGGATGGATCCGTGTGATTTGCGCCTGGCTGAGGGCGAGGCTGCGGTTGAGCATTTGATTGAGAAGCCGACGCCGATGTTTGAGTTCGCGGCGCGGACAACGATCGGGCGTTTTGATTTGCAGACCAGGGAGGGTCAGGCCCACGCGATTGAGGCGGTGGCGCCGATTTTGGCTGGTATTGATGGTGAGGCGTTGTCGCGGATGTATGTCGATGATGCTGCGACATGGATTGGTGTGCCGGTTGATCTGGTGGCTGGTGCTGTTGAGCGTGCGCGTGCGGGGGGTCGGCGCCCGGATGCGCAGGTGCATGGTGGGCGTCAGCGTGTAGTTGCCTCTGGGGGAGAGGTTTCGCCGGTGCGTGCGGAATCTGGTCCGGATGCTAATGGTGAGTCTGCGTCATTGGTGTTTCCGCGTCCGGATTTACGTAATCGTGTGGTGCATTTGGAGTTTCAGGTACTGCAGGTGTTGTTGCAGTATCCGGGGGCTCTTGATGACAGCGAGATTATGCCGTTGGTGCGGGCGCAGTTTACGGATCCGGGTTTGGCTGCGGTGTTGTTAGCAGTGTTGACGCATTGGGGTGAGCACACTTCGGTGAGTGCGTCTGCGTGGGTGGAGTTGGTGCGGGCGCAGGCTGGTGATCAGGCGGGGCCGACGGTGAGTTCTTTGGTGGTGACTCCGTTGTTGACTCGGTTGGATCCGCAGACGGGGTTGCCTAGTAAGCGGTTTGTGCAGTCGTTGCTTGTGGCTGTGCAGGAGGAGACGTTGCGGTCGCGTATTGCGGCTGCGGCGGGTGATTTGCGGCGTGCTGAGGCGATGGATCCGCAGCGGGCTAGGTATGTGGCGCAGGAGTTGACTGCGTTGCAGGGTCAGTTGGCGGCGTTGAAACACACAGAAGATTGA
- a CDS encoding cellulase family glycosylhydrolase has translation MRRMRSVATWSLTLMLVTFSAMNGQAAPASAASSTTWSQKSGMAIPGTRLAWGPPGQLEHDLDRVAASGVKWLRFDVPWSQISWEPGQADWARFDRIVEGARARGLRPLGVLSTMAPYARPAGTDYRYAPRTASERKAFAGFAKQAAARYKGKINHWEIWNEPNLDQAWSPTPSPAAYVELLRATTPAIKSVNPAAITIAGGTGGATGAPDITPIDWYTGVYAQKPQGLFDALAVHPYSDLRYGWGGEMSTAPIIRAIMDKNGDANKEIWATEAGFPTGGQYRTTENDAARMMRESHAAWTKIRKHGPLFWYTLTDTSDPTSEGHFGFYRLNGTAKPALAVLTALNAQPLPAGTTTPAPPAAKPGTGYVVAPAANLTTNGKTTKATFSLYTTRSVPIRALSMTVRNSAGAVFDIPVRAATTLRGSQTFTATRAALPAGTYTYAPAWQTTNGKWNGPTREGKHTVGATPNTLSAAHATINNTARGATADIVTSVDGKLAVNALIVAMRDSSGANWDIWTAKNTTLTGLQRHHGTKQSLPAGTYTYTVAYQSTDGNWHEQPGKKTLTVH, from the coding sequence ATGCGTCGTATGCGCTCGGTGGCCACCTGGTCGCTCACCCTCATGCTCGTCACGTTCAGCGCAATGAACGGCCAAGCCGCACCCGCCTCAGCAGCTTCCAGCACTACCTGGTCTCAGAAATCCGGCATGGCCATCCCCGGCACCCGCCTGGCCTGGGGACCTCCCGGACAACTCGAACACGATCTCGATCGCGTCGCTGCTAGCGGCGTCAAATGGCTACGCTTCGACGTCCCCTGGAGCCAGATTTCTTGGGAACCCGGACAAGCAGACTGGGCACGCTTTGACCGCATCGTCGAAGGTGCCCGCGCCCGAGGGCTCCGACCCCTAGGCGTATTAAGCACAATGGCGCCCTACGCACGCCCCGCAGGCACCGACTACCGATACGCACCTCGCACCGCCTCAGAACGCAAAGCCTTCGCCGGGTTCGCCAAACAAGCCGCCGCCCGCTACAAAGGCAAAATCAACCACTGGGAAATCTGGAACGAACCCAACCTCGACCAGGCCTGGTCACCCACCCCCAGCCCAGCGGCATACGTAGAACTCCTACGCGCCACCACCCCAGCCATCAAATCAGTCAACCCCGCCGCCATCACTATCGCCGGCGGAACAGGCGGAGCCACAGGCGCCCCCGACATCACCCCCATTGACTGGTACACCGGCGTCTACGCCCAAAAACCCCAAGGCCTCTTTGACGCCCTAGCCGTGCACCCCTACTCAGACCTGCGCTACGGCTGGGGAGGGGAGATGTCTACCGCTCCCATCATCCGCGCCATCATGGACAAAAACGGCGACGCCAACAAAGAGATCTGGGCAACCGAAGCTGGATTCCCCACCGGCGGCCAATACCGCACCACCGAAAACGACGCCGCCCGGATGATGCGTGAAAGCCACGCAGCATGGACCAAAATCCGTAAACACGGCCCCCTGTTTTGGTATACCCTCACTGACACCAGCGACCCCACCAGCGAAGGACACTTCGGCTTCTACCGCCTAAATGGCACGGCCAAGCCAGCCCTAGCGGTCCTTACTGCTCTCAATGCCCAGCCTCTGCCTGCAGGCACCACCACCCCAGCACCACCGGCCGCAAAGCCAGGAACCGGATACGTGGTAGCACCTGCCGCTAACCTCACCACAAACGGAAAAACCACCAAAGCCACTTTCAGCCTCTACACCACCCGAAGCGTCCCCATCCGAGCATTGAGCATGACCGTACGCAACTCAGCCGGAGCTGTATTCGACATCCCCGTCCGTGCAGCCACCACGCTGCGTGGGTCACAAACCTTCACTGCCACCCGTGCAGCGCTGCCTGCGGGCACCTACACCTACGCCCCAGCTTGGCAAACCACCAACGGAAAATGGAACGGCCCCACGCGCGAAGGTAAACACACCGTCGGAGCCACCCCCAACACCCTCAGCGCCGCTCACGCAACCATCAACAACACTGCCCGAGGCGCCACCGCAGACATCGTCACTAGCGTTGACGGAAAACTAGCCGTCAACGCCCTCATCGTCGCCATGCGGGACTCATCAGGAGCCAACTGGGACATCTGGACGGCCAAAAACACCACCTTGACCGGACTGCAGCGTCACCACGGCACCAAACAGTCCCTGCCCGCTGGCACCTACACCTACACCGTCGCTTACCAAAGCACCGACGGCAACTGGCACGAACAACCAGGCAAAAAAACCCTGACTGTTCATTAA
- a CDS encoding DUF3145 domain-containing protein, with the protein MSGKPTGNTTRGAVYIHSAPAALCPHISWALESVLGGKVDLDWSPQPLGRSLMRADLTWYGEPGTGAAIASAMRGWENLRYEVTEEPSPGLDGSRWSHTPSLGIHHTWISASGDAVINEDRIRAAMRHGNATALRHELDQALGTAWDVELDNFRHAGDGRPERWLYRVS; encoded by the coding sequence ATGTCTGGAAAGCCCACGGGCAACACAACACGAGGAGCCGTGTACATCCACTCGGCCCCAGCAGCACTATGCCCACATATCAGTTGGGCGCTCGAATCAGTGCTCGGCGGCAAGGTCGACCTCGACTGGTCACCCCAGCCCCTCGGGCGCTCACTCATGCGTGCCGACCTCACCTGGTACGGCGAACCTGGAACCGGCGCCGCCATCGCCAGCGCCATGCGCGGATGGGAAAACCTGCGCTACGAAGTAACCGAAGAACCCAGCCCCGGCCTCGACGGATCACGTTGGTCCCACACCCCCTCACTAGGAATCCACCACACCTGGATCTCCGCCTCTGGGGATGCTGTTATCAACGAAGACCGCATCCGAGCAGCCATGCGCCACGGAAACGCCACCGCCCTGCGCCACGAACTCGATCAAGCCCTAGGCACTGCCTGGGACGTCGAACTCGACAACTTCCGCCATGCCGGCGATGGCCGCCCCGAACGCTGGCTCTACCGCGTGAGCTAA
- a CDS encoding acyl-CoA carboxylase subunit beta, with amino-acid sequence MTSRTPSVAATQAAQAVRERIKVPREEDPRHPQRRLERFFDEGTLTVISDDDLSGMLAGIGQVHGNTVVAFAADPTVQGGAMGGDGCRAVVAAYERALVEGCPVVGLWHSGGARLAEGVFSLHGVGLIFAIMTKASGKIPQISVVLGPAAGGAAYGPALTDVVVLGPLGRIFVTGPDVVRSVTGEQVDALRLGGPEPHGRRSGVVHVVTDSDEEAYERGRQLCDLLGANSQGSLDPASVQDRDLVRFLPDSAKRAFDVHPLVEDLLDADATTIELHPKWAPNIVTTLGRLGGRTVGVIANNSLRLGGCLDATSAEKASRFVRMCDAFGIPLIVVVDVPGYLPGLGQEWDGVVRRGAKLLHAFAEAVVPRVTLVTRKTYGGAYLAMNSRALGATKVFAWPDAEVAVMGSVAAVRILHRRKLAQVPAEDVERVESELAVEHERLSGGLPRAVDIGVVDEIVEPGLTRGVIAAAIAAAPARRGDHGNIPL; translated from the coding sequence GTGACTTCCCGGACACCAAGCGTGGCTGCTACGCAGGCTGCACAGGCTGTTCGAGAGCGAATTAAGGTTCCGCGCGAGGAAGACCCCCGGCACCCGCAGCGCCGGTTGGAGCGTTTTTTCGACGAGGGCACGCTCACTGTTATCTCTGATGATGACTTGTCGGGAATGTTGGCCGGTATCGGTCAGGTACATGGCAACACGGTGGTCGCCTTCGCTGCCGACCCGACAGTGCAAGGCGGAGCAATGGGCGGTGATGGCTGCCGCGCTGTCGTGGCCGCCTACGAACGGGCTCTGGTCGAGGGCTGCCCCGTAGTGGGGTTGTGGCATTCCGGTGGTGCACGGCTAGCTGAGGGTGTGTTCTCGCTGCACGGCGTGGGGTTGATCTTCGCGATCATGACCAAAGCCAGCGGCAAGATTCCGCAGATCTCTGTTGTGTTGGGCCCTGCTGCTGGTGGCGCGGCGTATGGTCCGGCGTTGACCGATGTTGTCGTGTTGGGGCCGCTGGGACGCATTTTTGTCACAGGCCCCGATGTGGTGCGTTCGGTGACTGGGGAGCAGGTTGATGCGCTGCGACTAGGTGGCCCTGAGCCCCATGGTCGTCGTTCTGGCGTGGTGCATGTGGTGACCGATTCTGATGAAGAAGCCTACGAGCGTGGTCGCCAACTGTGTGATCTGCTCGGCGCCAATAGCCAGGGGTCGTTGGACCCTGCATCGGTGCAGGATCGGGATTTGGTGCGGTTCTTACCGGATTCGGCTAAGCGTGCTTTCGATGTTCACCCGCTGGTCGAGGATCTGCTTGACGCTGACGCTACAACGATTGAGCTGCATCCGAAGTGGGCGCCGAACATCGTCACCACCCTGGGGCGCCTGGGTGGGCGCACGGTGGGAGTTATTGCAAATAACTCACTGCGTCTGGGTGGGTGTTTGGATGCCACGAGTGCAGAGAAGGCCTCGCGGTTTGTGCGGATGTGTGATGCGTTCGGTATTCCACTGATTGTGGTGGTGGATGTGCCGGGGTATCTGCCGGGCCTGGGCCAAGAGTGGGATGGGGTGGTGCGTCGTGGCGCCAAGCTGTTGCACGCGTTCGCTGAGGCGGTGGTTCCGCGGGTTACGCTGGTGACGCGTAAAACGTACGGCGGTGCCTATCTGGCGATGAACAGTCGCGCTTTGGGCGCTACGAAGGTGTTTGCGTGGCCCGATGCCGAGGTCGCGGTGATGGGTTCTGTTGCCGCGGTGCGGATTTTGCATCGGCGGAAGTTGGCGCAGGTCCCTGCCGAGGATGTGGAGCGTGTGGAGAGTGAGCTCGCGGTAGAGCACGAGAGGCTTTCTGGCGGGTTGCCGCGCGCTGTTGATATCGGTGTCGTGGATGAGATTGTCGAGCCGGGTTTGACGCGTGGTGTGATCGCGGCGGCGATCGCGGCTGCTCCGGCGCGTCGAGGTGATCACGGGAACATTCCGCTGTGA
- the fabF gene encoding beta-ketoacyl-ACP synthase II translates to MSTTLKRVVVTGMGTTNPLGADAESTWQAALAGTSGIRHIEAPWVQQYDMPVTFAGQLAQPASEVLTKVEIRRQDPATQYALIAARQAWRDAGAPDIESNRLAVSVGTGIGGVHTLVDAWETLRTKGPRRIFPLSVPMLLVNSPSATVSLELKATAGAHAPVSACASGAESIADGLELIRSDKADIVVAGGTEGAIHPLTIGGFSAMHALSTRNEDPQGASRPYDIDRDGFVMGEGSAILVLEEYEHAVARGARIYAELVAAGLSSDAYHVAAPEPEGAGAALSIQRALSEGDIDPASVVHVNAHATSTPAGDGAEAKAIRAGLGSHADHACLTATKSMTGHLLGAAGALESVFTILTLRDRLVPATQNLENLDPQIDLDIVRGQNRALPAGDVVALNNSFGFGGHNVTLAFRSVS, encoded by the coding sequence ATGTCCACCACGCTCAAGCGTGTCGTCGTCACAGGTATGGGGACGACCAATCCACTCGGTGCTGACGCCGAAAGCACCTGGCAGGCCGCTCTTGCCGGAACTTCTGGCATCCGACACATCGAGGCCCCGTGGGTTCAGCAGTACGACATGCCTGTCACCTTTGCTGGACAACTTGCCCAGCCTGCATCTGAGGTCCTCACCAAAGTAGAGATACGCCGGCAAGACCCCGCCACCCAATACGCTCTCATCGCGGCACGTCAAGCATGGCGCGATGCCGGCGCACCCGACATCGAATCCAACCGGCTGGCTGTGAGCGTAGGAACCGGTATCGGTGGCGTGCACACCCTTGTTGACGCCTGGGAAACGCTGCGCACGAAGGGCCCTCGCCGTATTTTCCCGCTGTCGGTGCCGATGCTGCTCGTGAACAGCCCCTCAGCAACGGTGTCCTTAGAACTGAAAGCCACCGCTGGGGCGCATGCTCCTGTGAGTGCGTGTGCTTCCGGAGCTGAGTCCATCGCTGATGGGCTTGAATTGATCCGCAGTGACAAAGCCGACATCGTCGTGGCCGGAGGCACCGAAGGGGCCATTCACCCCCTGACGATCGGTGGCTTCTCTGCGATGCACGCCCTATCGACACGTAACGAAGACCCTCAGGGCGCTTCACGCCCCTATGACATTGACCGTGACGGCTTTGTCATGGGTGAGGGATCGGCAATCCTTGTGCTGGAGGAATACGAGCACGCCGTTGCACGCGGTGCCCGCATCTACGCAGAGCTTGTCGCTGCGGGCCTATCCAGTGATGCCTACCACGTAGCCGCTCCTGAACCTGAAGGCGCCGGGGCCGCACTATCAATCCAGCGGGCACTGAGCGAAGGCGATATCGACCCAGCATCGGTGGTGCATGTGAACGCACACGCCACCTCCACCCCAGCCGGTGATGGCGCAGAAGCCAAAGCTATTCGCGCTGGTTTGGGTTCCCACGCCGACCACGCATGCTTGACCGCCACGAAATCCATGACGGGACATCTGCTTGGTGCAGCGGGTGCATTGGAGTCGGTTTTCACGATCCTTACGTTGCGTGATCGCCTCGTGCCAGCCACTCAGAACTTGGAGAACCTCGATCCCCAGATTGACCTGGATATCGTTCGTGGCCAGAACCGGGCCTTGCCTGCTGGTGATGTGGTTGCGTTGAACAACTCGTTTGGTTTCGGAGGGCACAACGTGACTTTGGCGTTCCGGAGCGTCTCGTGA
- a CDS encoding acyl carrier protein translates to MAATEQEILAGLAEIVNEETGVETSEVEPQKSFTNDLDIDSLSMMTIVVNAEEKFDVRIPDEEVKNLMTVQDAVDFIKIAQSA, encoded by the coding sequence ATGGCAGCGACCGAGCAGGAGATCCTCGCGGGCCTCGCCGAGATCGTCAACGAGGAGACCGGCGTCGAGACCTCCGAGGTCGAGCCGCAGAAATCCTTCACCAACGATCTGGACATCGACTCTCTCTCGATGATGACGATCGTCGTCAACGCTGAAGAGAAATTCGATGTGCGTATCCCTGATGAGGAAGTGAAAAACCTCATGACGGTTCAGGACGCAGTGGACTTCATCAAGATCGCCCAGAGCGCCTGA
- a CDS encoding beta-ketoacyl-ACP synthase III, translating into MSELRLQTTTGAPGSSILGIGDYRPSRVVPNADIVEAIDSSDEWIRDRSGIAERRVANENETIVYMAARAAQAALDHAGIAAEKVDQVILASVTYPTLTPAAAPIVATELGITGAAAYDLSAACSGYTYGIAAADSAIRTGLSTYTLVIGVEKFSDFRNPTDRGTAFIFGDGAGAALVGPSPTAGIAQTIWGADGKHSDFIAQEPNWLEYRRRIENPNATDEERRWPWIGMQGPSVFRWASYTILDVARQALTAAGVTVNDIDVFIPHQANVRIIDAMAKKLELPSHVIVAREDIAEMANTSAASIPLATARLYREGRIRSGMLALQMGFGAGLTWAAQVVRLP; encoded by the coding sequence ATGAGTGAGCTGCGACTTCAAACCACTACGGGGGCACCAGGATCCAGCATCCTTGGCATCGGTGACTACCGCCCATCCCGGGTAGTGCCCAACGCCGACATCGTCGAAGCGATCGACTCCAGCGACGAGTGGATCCGCGACCGTTCCGGCATCGCCGAACGCCGCGTCGCCAACGAAAACGAAACCATCGTCTACATGGCCGCCAGGGCCGCTCAAGCAGCCCTGGACCACGCAGGCATAGCTGCAGAAAAAGTTGACCAAGTCATTCTCGCCAGCGTGACCTACCCGACTTTGACTCCGGCAGCAGCACCAATAGTTGCCACCGAACTAGGCATCACCGGTGCAGCCGCCTACGACCTCAGCGCCGCCTGCTCGGGCTACACCTACGGCATCGCTGCAGCCGATTCGGCTATCCGCACTGGTCTATCCACCTACACCCTCGTGATCGGTGTGGAGAAGTTCTCCGATTTCCGTAACCCCACCGATCGCGGAACAGCATTCATCTTCGGTGACGGCGCTGGCGCGGCTCTCGTTGGCCCTTCCCCCACTGCCGGTATCGCCCAAACCATTTGGGGAGCCGACGGTAAGCACAGCGATTTCATCGCCCAAGAACCAAACTGGCTTGAATATCGCCGCCGCATCGAAAACCCCAATGCCACTGATGAAGAACGACGTTGGCCATGGATTGGGATGCAAGGACCATCCGTTTTCCGGTGGGCGTCCTACACGATCCTCGACGTCGCCCGCCAAGCTCTCACGGCCGCTGGGGTCACCGTCAACGACATCGACGTTTTCATTCCCCACCAAGCCAACGTCCGCATCATCGACGCCATGGCTAAGAAGCTCGAACTGCCTAGTCACGTCATCGTGGCACGCGAAGACATCGCAGAAATGGCGAACACCTCCGCTGCTTCCATACCCTTGGCCACGGCTCGGCTCTACCGAGAAGGACGCATCCGCAGCGGCATGCTCGCTTTGCAGATGGGTTTCGGAGCCGGATTGACCTGGGCAGCCCAGGTGGTCCGCCTCCCGTGA
- a CDS encoding acyltransferase domain-containing protein — protein sequence MLAIVSPGQGSQKPGFLSPWLELPGFQDRLAWLSAAADLDLITHGTVSGEETIKDTAIAQPLIVAAGLLSLLSLFEHPADGFRAIGVGAGHSVGEITAAAATGVITAEQAMVFVRERGKAMAAASAVTPTGMSAVLGGEREEVLTHLQSLGLTAANCNGAGQIVAAGTLEQLAALAAQPPTKTRVMPLKVAGAFHTHHMEPASSVLSGYARAMSTHDARVPLITNRDGSVMTNGRAFLNAMVDQVTRPVRWDLTMETMLAMGVTGIIEIPPAGTLTGLAKRAMKGVERLALNTPEDIPAAKRMIEEHGSSECYAGSAPDWRLIVSPMKGTITFAEGVSTEEGDPLEAGQTLATISSLRETAPVIASSESRVIEWLVADGDPVSPGMPLLRLFPATE from the coding sequence GTGCTTGCGATCGTCAGCCCCGGACAGGGGTCCCAAAAACCCGGCTTCCTCTCTCCATGGCTAGAGCTTCCCGGCTTCCAGGACCGTCTCGCATGGCTCTCTGCCGCCGCAGACCTTGACCTCATCACCCACGGCACGGTCTCCGGCGAAGAAACCATCAAAGACACCGCCATCGCCCAGCCCCTCATCGTTGCGGCCGGGCTGCTATCGCTGCTTTCCCTGTTCGAACACCCGGCAGACGGATTCCGTGCCATCGGTGTCGGTGCTGGCCACTCCGTCGGCGAAATCACTGCAGCAGCCGCCACCGGGGTCATCACCGCCGAACAGGCCATGGTGTTTGTGCGCGAACGAGGCAAAGCAATGGCCGCGGCAAGCGCCGTCACCCCCACAGGGATGTCAGCAGTCCTGGGAGGTGAGCGCGAAGAAGTCCTGACACACCTGCAGTCTCTAGGGCTGACCGCAGCGAACTGCAACGGTGCTGGCCAGATCGTCGCCGCAGGCACACTCGAGCAACTCGCTGCCCTTGCTGCGCAGCCACCGACCAAAACTCGGGTTATGCCGTTGAAAGTTGCTGGCGCGTTCCACACCCACCACATGGAGCCAGCCTCCTCAGTGCTTTCTGGATACGCCCGCGCCATGAGCACCCACGATGCCCGGGTGCCCCTCATCACCAACCGCGACGGCTCTGTCATGACCAACGGGCGCGCTTTCCTGAACGCGATGGTCGACCAGGTGACCCGCCCAGTCCGCTGGGACCTCACCATGGAAACCATGCTGGCTATGGGCGTCACCGGCATCATCGAAATTCCCCCAGCTGGAACCCTGACAGGGCTAGCCAAACGAGCGATGAAAGGTGTCGAGCGTCTGGCGCTAAACACCCCCGAAGACATCCCTGCCGCCAAACGCATGATCGAAGAACACGGCAGCAGCGAGTGCTACGCCGGTAGCGCCCCCGACTGGCGGCTCATCGTCTCCCCAATGAAGGGCACGATCACATTTGCTGAAGGTGTCAGCACTGAAGAAGGTGACCCCCTCGAGGCAGGTCAAACCCTCGCCACCATCAGTTCACTCCGTGAAACCGCCCCCGTGATCGCCTCTAGCGAATCCCGTGTCATTGAATGGCTTGTCGCTGATGGCGACCCTGTCTCCCCGGGAATGCCGCTGTTGCGTCTCTTCCCTGCCACCGAGTGA